A window from Solanum stenotomum isolate F172 chromosome 5, ASM1918654v1, whole genome shotgun sequence encodes these proteins:
- the LOC125865511 gene encoding GATA transcription factor 4-like yields the protein MDVYGRLTPEVFRIDDLLDFSNEEIFSSSKTAIDFDLNHHYQPPPTDNIAAAGCYYDALPNSVDFTDKLCVPSDDVAELEWLSNFVEDSSNNFPSNSLTQTMYHLNNTNNTTTILHSKSRSKRSRNSNTSWTTSSLQQHKSTNQKNYNQDENSGIYNSDKFSSITSNITPRKCTHCASEKTPQWRTGPLGPKTLCNACGVRYKSGRLVPEYRPAASPTFVLTQHSNSHRKVMELRRQKEVIDHQQQQHGMYGHHYPVC from the exons ATGGATGTCTACGGACGGTTAACGCCAGAAGTGTTTCGGATTGATGATCTTCTTGATTTCTCAAACGAAGAGATCTTTTCCTCTTCTAAAACCGCCATCGACTTTGATCTCAATCACCATTACCAACCACCTCCTACCGATAATATTGCTGCCGCCGGTTGTTACTATGATGCTCTTCCCAATTCCGTTGACTTCACCGATAAACTCTGTGTTCCG AGTGATGATGTAGCAGAGTTGGAGTGGCTATCGAACTTCGTGGAAGATTCATCCAATAATTTCCCTTCAAACTCCTTAACACAAACCATGTACCACCTCAATAATACCAATAATACTACTACAATATTGCACAGCAAATCAAGAAGCAAACGTTCACGTAATTCAAACACTAGCTGGACTACTTCCTCACTCCAACAACACAAATCCACAAACCAAAAAAACTACAATCAAGACGAAAATTCAGGTATTTATAACAGCGACAAATTTTCATcaataacttcaaatattaCACCGAGAAAATGCACCCATTGTGCATCAGAGAAAACACCACAGTGGCGAACTGGACCATTAGGCCCCAAAACACTGTGTAATGCTTGTGGTGTAAGGTACAAATCCGGCCGGTTGGTACCTGAATATCGTCCCGCGGCAAGCCCGACGTTTGTGTTGACGCAACATTCGAATTCTCACCGGAAAGTAATGGAACTCCGGCGACAGAAAGAGGTTATTGATCATCAACAGCAGCAGCACGGAATGTATGGACATCACTATCCGGTCTGCTGA